The sequence TGGTAGACAATAAACAGCACCATAAACAGAACCGTCGCAATGAAGAGCGACCCGGCGATGCCGGCAGGATCGGTCAAATGAGCGGCCATCCCAAGGACCGCCAGGGTTAGACAAATCTCATTGCTGATGAGGCGTGTCGCAACGTCCATGGTGGCGACATAGAGAAGCAGCAGGATCTGCAGAATCGAGGCTATGGAGACAATCCAACTCATCAGGCACAAACCCCAAGCACGTCTGATAAAGCGGCCTTAAAGAGCCCCAATTAGACGGGCCACGGCGGCCGTATAAAACAATACAAATCGCAGTGGCCTATGGCGGCCCGTTAATGCAACCGCGATGGACGAACGCTAACTGGAAAAATATGTGGTCAGCGTCCGATCCACCATCGCGTGGAACTCACTTAAGCAAGCGCCATGCTACCCGGCGGCAGCGATGACCTTCGCAGAGATGCTAGAAATCGCGCTGCTCAGGGCAGCTGAGATCGGACCGCTTCCGCCGGCGCCGAACGCAAGACCGACCGCGGCGACGATACAAGCGGCAACGATGACGTACTCAAACGACACCACGCCGCTCTCGTTCTCGCGAAGACGCTTCAGAGCTTCACTGACTTCGACAAAATGCCTCAACACGTGACACCTCTTCAGTTGAGTTCAGCGCCCTGGCCGACCCGGTTCGGAACGAACGACGTCAGCCCGCACCGTCCATACATCGCCCTATCGGAATGTCTGCCGACGAGGTCTCTAGCGGTAGACTGGTTGGTGGCACAATCGGTTCAACTGAGATGGCCACGAAGCAGTCGCACTGGAGGCAAAGAAGACAGGGCCACGATCCACCGACCCCGTCTTCTCGTCCAATCGATCGCTCAGCCGACCGCAGAAATGACCTTGGCGGAGATGCTCGAGATCGCACTGCTCAGGGCGCTCGAGATCGGACCGCTTCCGCCGGCACCGAACGCAAGGCCAACCGCAGCGACGATGCAAGCGGCGACAATCACGTATTCAAACGACACCACGCCGCCGTTGTCGGAGCGCAGGCGCTTCACAGCTTCCGTGGTCTTGATGTAAAGCTTCAACATGGGAAATTCCTTTTACAAAGATGAATACTGAAGCGTACGTCGGCCGATCAGAGCCTGAGCCAACGATTTAAATTTTATATACCGACGTAAATGTTTGTCACGTGGTAATCCTTCATTAACCTTACTCCAGAAGGGCTAGTCCTGTAGTCTTACGGTGATTGGAGCTATAAAAGAGGCTGATTTTGCCGCTTTTCGTCGCACCTAACCTGTCAGCGAGGCCTCACCTCGCAAGCCTCGACGTTGCGCTTGCCCCGTAAAAGAACCGTCAGCGGCATTGCCGGATCATATTTACTCGCTTAATTTTCATATATTCCGAATTCCACCGCGTCGGATCCACCTGCAAGGATCGGATTTTCCGATTCAATGCGCTGACCATGACTGGCGTACGGGTGCATGAACCTGGGAAAAAAGTCCGCAACGGCAATATAATACCGTTAATGGCGACGATGAACGCGCCATTGCCGGGCGGCGATCGACGATCCTTGCTCGGCCAACATTCACCTCGGGCTGCAGATGCCCGCTATTTCGGAGTAGCTACGCTTTCTGCACGCGTACGCCGAACGTGGACGACAGCCACGTTGTCCGAATAAACGCGCTCCCATTCAGGCAATCGGTCGAGCAGGCCGACAGCCGGGGTCGTAGGGAAAAGCAGTGTTGAATCGATTTTGTACTCATCGAGCAACTTGATGAAATCCGGCAGATCCTCGAGCGAGGTTACGCGCATATAGCGGCTGATAAACTCCGGACCATATAGTTCGGCGCGCGAATCGATGAACGTCGGCATGCGCTGGAAGATCAAATATCCGCCGAAGTAGTAATCATTCAGGACGCGATCTGCCTTTAGCTCCTTGAGCTTCTCCACGGCAGCACCCGGAACAAGCGGAAGCGATCGATCCTTCGCCACAACGATCACACCGGTCGCGATCGATAAGGCCACAAAAAACGTGATGACATGCGTCGTCCTCGCCGGAATCGCTTTCCGGTGTTCCTGCCGCAAGACATGCTGTGCCAATGGGCCGGCAATCAGGAATGGCGCAACCATCGCGAAAACGTCGACATACCGCTGGTGAGCGAGAGTTTCGTAGACGAGCGCGAGCAGCGCAGCCATCCTGAGAAAAGGCAGCTTAAACCCGCTGTAGAGCGCGTAGGCAGCACCACCGAGCAGGCAAATTGTAAACGGGTGCAGAGAGCCGAAATCTATCGGCCTCCACTCGCCAATTGTTGCGAGGATCGGCCCGAGCCTCAAGATCCGTGTTGTAACCAGGATGGACTCGACCCCATACGGGGTCACACAGCCGGCCCCGAGCGCCAACACCCCAAATCGGAACCAATGCAGCGCGACCGTCATGCGGGACGACTTGTCCGCGTTCCAAACCGCCTCAAGGGCAAACGGAGCGATCAGGGCCACGCCCAACGTGAAGCTGCCATGGAGATTCGCCCATAGCGTGATGATCAGAACATAGGACAATGGAGGCGCCCGTCGCGTCTCGGTCGCCCGAAGCAAACCGTCGACCCACAGCACCATCAGTGGAAAAATCAATACATGCGGCCGGGCCAGGACGTGGTGCACCGTCATGACTATGCCGGCACTCACCAGGATCATGACCGGTACGTTCGACAGTCTTTTGAGGAGACAACGGGCAAGCAGGAAGAACGCTGTAGAGGCCGCGAACGCAGCTAGAAGCGCAGGGCCCAGCCACCCCGCCAATTTGAATGCAAGAAAATAGAGGACTTCTGACAACCACGCGCTGGTGATCCAGGGCGCGCCGTGCTTCGTAAAAGAAAAGGGATCAACGTGAGGTACGGCACGATGATCAACAATCCATTCGCCGACCACAACGTGCCAATAGGTGTCGGCATCCCGTAGTACCTCGCCGATCTTGCCGACGAGAATCAAATAGGCCGTGGTGGCGAGGATCAACGGCAGCCAGGCCCGAAGATGATCACTGCTCGGAATGCTCTCTGTCTGTCCGCTATTCGCATCCATCTGTTGCGAACCAATGCTTAACGACATGATTAGCGTCCTTGAAAGCCAATCATTGTCATCTTAGGCTGCTGGAAGCAACGTTAAGTATTTAAACTGATTAATCGCCCCGCCATCGTCATCGATATCGGCAGATGGATCGCGTGGCCTGACGATACCGCAGGAAGGGCTGAATGGAGTCCGGGGAGACTTGGAGGAGCGGCCCGCGGCCGGAGCTGAGGGCGCTGACAGGACTTCGCGGGGTCGCGGCTGCGGTGGTGGCTCTAGCACACTTCCGCCCGCCACTCCCCTATAGTGCCGAACTGTTCCTCATGTGGGAAAACGCTGCGGTCGACCTGTTCTTCTGCCTCAGCGGCTTCACGCTGTCGTACGTATACCGCCGGGAGAACTTTCAGTTTTCCAGCTATCTCCTGGCTCGGATCGCTCGTATCTATCCTTTGTACTTCATCACGCTGATCCTCATCGGCGGAGCATACATCTGGCCGACGATAGTCAATCCAACGACGTATCCCACCGCAATGGCCACCAACGATTTCTTGCGACAGGTGCTTCTTCTGAACTCGTGGCCCGCAATAGGTTCTGGAGTACACTGGAACTTCCCGGCCTGGTCGATCTCCGTCGAGTGGTTTTGTTATCTCCTGCTGTTTCCCCTGCTGCTGCTTAAAAAACCGCCGCGATCGGAAAACTTCAAACTCATCTGCTTCATTGGATTGTCAGCTATCTCCTACGCGCTTTTCATGATTTGCTTCGACAGGCGCATAATGAATGCGGAGATCTACGCGGCAAAAAGCCAATGGAGCTATTTGGTCAACGTGATCCGTGGAATTGTGGGATTCACAGCCGGATGGATTGCCTTTTCCAGCTTTGAGGAGAAGGACGATCTCTACCGGCTCTGCACAAGATTTTCCACCGGGCTCTGGCTGGGTTTCCTTACCGTTCTCGTCTTGTGGTACTTGGTCGGTGTTCCCTCCCAGATGCTGGTATTCCTCTTTCCCTTCGTGGTGCTGGCCGCGACGGACTCCACCTCGACCATGTCGCGCGTACTCGGATCAGGAGCGCTGCACTTTCTAGGCGTGATTTCCTATTCGATCTATCTGACGCACTTTGTCGTTATCATCTTTATCGGATTTATCATTGCATTGAGCGCGCCCGATACCCTGTCAATCTGGATCTACGCCCTGCTGGTCGGGACAACGTTTGTCATCTCAACCGGCACCTATTTCGCCATCGAGAGGCCGGCGCGTAACGCCATACGAGGCTTTCGCCGCCGATTCGAAAAACAACTGCAAGTACCCCGATGAGATCATGATGTAGCAAACGCCTTGCCAAATACATCTTGCGCATGGATTTTCACCATGACCCTTCCCCGCTCCACGCTCGGATCCCTCTCGGCTCAAACAAAGATCCCGGCGTTAACCCGAAAAGCGCTTTTTGCTGTGCTTTTTGTGCTGTCCGCGGCGAACCTGACGGCTTGCCTGATCGCCTACCTGCTGAGGGTCTGGATTTACGATCGCAACGGATTCGGCATTCCGACGGATTTCATCAGCTTTTGGGCGGCCGGGCGCCTTACGCTCGATGGCTTGCCGGCACAAGCGTTTGACTGGGACATCCTCAGGCCAATCCAGGTCGCGGCGCTGGGACAGGATTTCGCCGGTAGTTTCCCCTGGCACTACCCGCCACCATTCCTCTTCGTCGCCGCACTGATGGCGCTGCTGCCCTTTGGTGCAGCGTATTTCGGATGGGTTGTTGTCAGTTTAGTGCCGTATGTTGCCGTCGTGCGGGCAATCGTCGGTCAGAACCTCGGCGTACTGCTCGCACTCGCCGTACCGATCGTTTTTTTCAATGCGCTGGTCGGACAGACCGGATTTTTGACCGCTGCGCTGATTGGCGGCACGCTCTATCTCATTCCGGTGCGCCCGGGCCTCGCAGGCATTTGCCTGGGTCTATTGACTTACAAACCACAATTTGGGCTGCTGTTTCCCGTTGTGTTGATGGCGGCGGGACATTGGCGCGTATTCGTCAGCGCCACCGTGACGACCATCGCAATGGTGCTCATCTCGGCACTCGCCTTTGGCACTGCGAGTTGGCTGGCATTTTTCTACTGGCTGTCGCACTCCTCGAATGTAATCTTGATCGATGGCAGGTTCAGTTGGTGGAAATTGATGAGTCTCTACTCTCTGGTGCGTCATCTTGGCGGCACCGAACAGCTGGCCTGGGCCCTCCAGCTTATCCTCGTGCTGAGCACGACGCTGGTTCTCGTGCTGATGTGGCGCAGCCGCGTACCTTATGGTTTGAAGGCTGCCGCCCTATCTGCAGGCACGCTGTTGGTCACGCCTTATATCGCCATCTATGACATGCTGATCCTCACGATTTCCATCGCGTTCCTATTTCGCATAGGACTGAGGAGCGGCTTCCGAAGCTACGAGCTTCCTGCACTGGCCGGCACTCTCGTCCTCGTTCTCACTTTCCTTACGGACACGCCAACGGGACTGGGAGCGACCTTCATCGTCTCGTTATTGATTCTTGCGCGTGCCGGTTCGTGGTGGCGGCGCGAGCCGGTGCCGAAATCGATTGCGGCAGGCGTTTAGGGGCCCGTTGGCTCGCCGGCCTGTAAGACAAATTGCGTGAGAAGAACGATCCTGATCCGCACCGGTCAACCCGCCCGCAACAAAACCCAAGTAAGCTTGCCCTGGAACAGGCTGAAAGCCGGTGATGGGTCAAGAGCGCGCAGTCGAACCGCTCGCGTCGCACCTCAGTGCGTCAGCTCGAGCTTCCGCATTTCGTTCATGCGTGCCAAGCAGTATTCGCGATACAGGTCGTTGAGAATTGCCCACATGATAAGTCCCCATCGCTCGAAACCCCGGGATAGACTGGTCCAGCAACGTTTCAACTCGATGTCGGCAATCAGGAAAACGAGTTTCCGGACGGTTTCATAGCCCATTAATTGGGTCAGGATTTATGCCATTTTAATGCGTGCGGGGCTCGGAAAGCTTCCGTCCCTTTAAGGTTTATTTATCCCGGATCGGCCGCCTCTGTTGCGGCCCTGCTCGAGAGAAAACGGAAGCTTGGTTTTGGCAATGTACGGCCGTCCTGATCGGACACAGCCTTGGCATGCTCGCGTGTGTGCTTGGCCTCGGCGATCAGAAGGCAGCGCCTCAGCTCCTCGCTGCAACGCTTTGCCTGGGCGCGCATCTGGCACTTGTCATCGGCGGAGCTGGAGGATTTGGCGAGGCTGCTCCACGTCGCTGCGAGCGACTTCTTGAGCAGCTCAATCTTGCGCTCCAGCTCGTCCAAACGCTGCTCCGTCGATCCTGTCCGGATACATGCTTAGAACGGAGCTAAGCCGATTCTCCTGCGCCGTGAAACCCCGTGGCGGCACTGTCCCCTCGCGCGCCGCCTATGAGGCGCCGAGCCTGGGCCAGACTGCATGAACGCTGCCTCGCCAAACTCGACCGAGGAGCGCTCGTCGTTGCGCGAACGGTGACTGACGGGCGACACCGACCTTGGCCGGCCAATGCAGCATCCAGGATTATCGGACTCACGGAGCCGCTTGGCGGAAGCGAGTCACCCGCGTTAACTGCAGCCCGGCGATTTCGCGGGTTTCAACACGAACACAGGTAAAGGCGCTTGGCGTGGTTCGCCAATATTCCAGGCGGAGATACGGCGCACCTCGCCTTCTAGATTTTACCGATCGCCAGCCGAAGTGATCCTGACGTGGAAGCCTTTTGCCTCAATGGCGCGGATCAGCTGTTCGAGGCTCATCTCGTCCGGCCGCAGCGAGAGCTGGTCCGAAGGGCCCTGATCCTGAGTATTCACAAGGTGAACACCGTCCTCGAGAAACTCAGAGCTGACGTTAAGCACCTTTGCCACGGCTTTTATCGTGGCGGGCTTGGGCACCCTGCCCCGCTTCTCCCAATGCCAAATCGCGGGAGGAGTTACGTCAATCCGCCTGGCCAGCTCGGTGATGGTCATCGACCGCTCTTCCCGCAGCTGTTTCAAGCGCGAACCGAAGTTGGCAATCGTTTTGTTCTTGAATTTAGGCACCTGTAAATTCCATTTGCATGTGTGAGAATCAGCGTTAACGACCGCAATCACGTAAGATTACGGTCTCGTTCGTTTTCAAGTCAATCGTCGATCCGTAGGTTTTCGCCTTCGGAAACCCGTGCGGTTCGCAGCAATCCTGTGCAATCGGTCAGCCCACCTGCCCTCTTCGGTCTCGTTCGGCCGGCCAGGCATGCAAGGCCCGAGCCACAACTGGAAAGACAATCTCACTCAGCGTTAGGCGTTCCTAACTCCATCGCTCGACGCTGGCGTGACAGGAGACCCCGGCTGCGGACGGCCGCTCGGCGGAAGGGAAGGGCGGCCGGTTACGGCCCTGTAATGCCTCGGCGGCGTTAAGTAAACAGGCAAGGCAGTCCCTGCCGCTCCTTCGCGCGATTGATCAGTGATCGCTCCAATGTCACTATGCGCCGGATTTAGCGGGATAAGGGTTTGGCCGGACGGGCTTTTCTTCGTCCCGGTCACAGCCCGGCAGAGGGGATCGCGTGACCATCTGGCGGCGTCTTTTATGTTGGCTGCGGCCCGCGATGTTGCTGTCGACCGGGGTGCTTTTTGCTCTTGCGGCCCCTGGCGTCGCGCAGACGGCCGGGCCCCGTCCGGCAGCAGAGCAAGGTCCGGAGGCTCCCAAACGCATCGAGCATCGTCAGCCTCTGATCGACATCCTCGCACACATGTCCGGCAAGTGCACGACGCTGAAGATCGCGGGTCGCAGCTATGCCTGCAAGGCCGTTGCCTACGCCCATAATGAAGCCGGACGTGTGAGCTTCGCGGTGGCTATCGAGGACCCGGCGGACGACGGCCACGTCGTGTCTTTCTCCGGCGAGAAGGGAAAGCGCTTCGACGACAATTCCTACGAGCTTCCGATCGATCGGATGCTCCTGAATTCCAAGCACCGGCCGAAGGTCCATGGGCTGCCGGTGCCCGCGGAGGAGGCATCGACCGGCATCTGCCGCCAGTTCGGCAACTTTGCCGCGCGGCGGGTCTCGAGTGTCACCTGCACTGCAACGGACTCGCGCGGACAGAGCTATGAGTTGCTGTTCGTTTCGGATGGCTCTCCCATCGGCGTTCGACGCGTGAGGCAGTCAGCAGCGTCGATCGACGACCCGTTTAAATAGTCCTGGAGCTAAACAGTCCTGGAGCGACGCAGGCAGGTTTTCTGCGCTGCCCTTGCGCGCCAAGATTTGGCTGCCGCCTCGCCGAGCACGTTCAATAGCAATTCGGAGAATTGCCCCCGAGCCGGGCACACGCATCCGAATTGGAAGCCCGCCACTGAATCACGGCTAACGGGCTGCGTCCCTGCCCTTCCAACGGCGCTCCTCGCAGCCTTTCCGCCTCTTCCGCCACGATGGCTCTGTGCGCCTTGGCAATCTGGTCATTACGTTCAAGCAGCGAGACCTTGCCGGCCGAGACCTGGACGGCAAGCGCTTTGCGCAATGCATTTTCGCGGTCGAGCAGTTCCGGAAACTGCAAGCTGGGCCGCACCGAGAGCTCTGTTGCCTTCACGATGCAATCGGCACGCGGCACGGCCTGCGCGATCTGATCGGGAAATGCGTTGCGGCAATCTGCAAGGGCCTCGGCCAGATTTACGGAAGATTCTTCACCCTCGTTCTGAAGCGCCAGTCGCGTGCCTCCACAACCAGCAAGCAGGCTAAACAGCAACACAATAACCGCATGGCGCATCATAAAAGGGGCTTTAACGCGTCGATACCGCGCGTTGATGGCAGCCCGACCGCCAGCCGCGCGCGCACGCTCGACCGGGCCCATGCTTCCTATTTCTGGCGGAAGGAGTGATTGAAGGACATGATCAGCGGCCCAACCAGATATTCAAACGCCGTGCGCTGGACGGTCGGGATCATGACGGTTGCCGGCATGCCCGGATAGAGCTTGATGTTCGGCATGGCCGCAAGCTCGTCCTGATCAATTCGAACGAAGG is a genomic window of Bradyrhizobium sp. CB1717 containing:
- a CDS encoding helix-turn-helix transcriptional regulator, whose protein sequence is MPKFKNKTIANFGSRLKQLREERSMTITELARRIDVTPPAIWHWEKRGRVPKPATIKAVAKVLNVSSEFLEDGVHLVNTQDQGPSDQLSLRPDEMSLEQLIRAIEAKGFHVRITSAGDR
- a CDS encoding glycosyltransferase family 87 protein, producing MTLPRSTLGSLSAQTKIPALTRKALFAVLFVLSAANLTACLIAYLLRVWIYDRNGFGIPTDFISFWAAGRLTLDGLPAQAFDWDILRPIQVAALGQDFAGSFPWHYPPPFLFVAALMALLPFGAAYFGWVVVSLVPYVAVVRAIVGQNLGVLLALAVPIVFFNALVGQTGFLTAALIGGTLYLIPVRPGLAGICLGLLTYKPQFGLLFPVVLMAAGHWRVFVSATVTTIAMVLISALAFGTASWLAFFYWLSHSSNVILIDGRFSWWKLMSLYSLVRHLGGTEQLAWALQLILVLSTTLVLVLMWRSRVPYGLKAAALSAGTLLVTPYIAIYDMLILTISIAFLFRIGLRSGFRSYELPALAGTLVLVLTFLTDTPTGLGATFIVSLLILARAGSWWRREPVPKSIAAGV
- a CDS encoding acyltransferase, whose protein sequence is MESGETWRSGPRPELRALTGLRGVAAAVVALAHFRPPLPYSAELFLMWENAAVDLFFCLSGFTLSYVYRRENFQFSSYLLARIARIYPLYFITLILIGGAYIWPTIVNPTTYPTAMATNDFLRQVLLLNSWPAIGSGVHWNFPAWSISVEWFCYLLLFPLLLLKKPPRSENFKLICFIGLSAISYALFMICFDRRIMNAEIYAAKSQWSYLVNVIRGIVGFTAGWIAFSSFEEKDDLYRLCTRFSTGLWLGFLTVLVLWYLVGVPSQMLVFLFPFVVLAATDSTSTMSRVLGSGALHFLGVISYSIYLTHFVVIIFIGFIIALSAPDTLSIWIYALLVGTTFVISTGTYFAIERPARNAIRGFRRRFEKQLQVPR